Part of the Kitasatospora sp. NBC_01266 genome, GAGCGGGGTGACCGTCTGGTACGGGCGCTTGCTGGCACCGGTCGGGTTGGCGGCGTACACGCTGGTCGGACGGGTGAGGCCGGCCGGCACCGGGGCGGGCGCGTCGGCACCGGTGCGCGGGGCGAAGAGCCCGATCAGCGCGCCGGCCCGGGTCCAGCCCTGGACGGTGAGCGACTTGTCGTCGTGCTCGCCATCGGGGGTGAGTCCGTACGGGGCGCCGGAGCCGGTCGGCTTCTCGGCGTGACGGATCATCATGAGCACCTGCGGGCCGTCACCGGGGGTCCCGCTCAGCGGCTCGCCCAGCTGCTTGGCCGACGTGGTCTGCGCGTGCTGTGCGGCGTCGGTGGCCTGCTCGGCCTTGTGGTGGCCGGCACAGCCGCTGACCGCCGGGGCGGCCGCCGCGGCCATCGCGATGCCGAGCAGCGCGCGTCGTCGGGGTTGGAAAGTCTCGTTCATGCCCGCCTCCCTGGAGTTCCTGCTGTTCGAAGATACTTCCAGGTCAGGCCCAGGGGGAGGGCGGCCCGCCCGGCGGAGTCGGCTGATGCCGTCGAGGCGGCCCCGGGCCTCGGCCCGGGAGACCGCTGGGTACGGGTGTGGGCGGGCCCGGTCGGCCCGCCCGCACCCGCGTGCCGCTCAGCCGCGGTGCGGCGGGACCTGACGGCGGTGTCCCGGCTCCTGGCGCGGGAAGCTCTGGTCGGCGCCGGGCAGGACCGGCTTCGGGTTGTTGGCCACTTCCTGCTCGGCCAGGGCGAGTTGGGCGGCGGTGCCGGGCAGCTTGGGCGCCCGCGAGCTGCCGCTGCGGAACTGGAAGGCCGAGGTGAGGTCGCCGAAGGTGTTGCGCCGCCAGTCGGTGACGTTCGCGGCGGTGACACCGGTGAAGGCTTCCAGGAACTGCAGGACGGAGGTGTGGTCGAACGCCTCCGAGGCCACCCAGCCGCCCACCGTCCAGGGCGAGACGATGATGCACGGGACCCGGAAGCCGCCGCCGATCGGCAGCCCCTGGATGAACTCGCCCTCCGTGTCCGGGTGGTGCGGGACCGGCGGCGCCACGTGGTCGAACAGGCCGTCGTTCTCGTCGTAGTTGAGGATGAAGACGGTCTTCGCCCAGAGTTCCGGGTTGCTCGCTATCGCCTCGATCTTCGAGGCGACGAAGTCGGCGCCGGCGGCGGGCAGGTAGTCCGGGTGCTCGGACTGGTAGCTGGTCGGCAGGATCCAGGAGACCGCCGGCAGCCGCCCGTTGCGGGCGTCGTCCTCGAAGGTCCCGGTGGGCTGCGCGGCCATGCCCTTGTCGTAGAGCGGGTCGCCCGGCTTCGCCTGCTGGAAGTTGGCGAACAGCGAGAGCACGTCGGTGCCGTAGTTGTCGGCCTCCTGGTAGACCTTCCAACTCACCCCGGCCGACTCCAGCTGCTCGGCGTAGGTGGTCCAGGTCAGCGGGGTGGGCGCGGCGTTCTGGATGATCGGGCCGCCGTCGTTGCCGTCGGGGTCGATGCTGCCGGTCATCCAGTAGAGCCGGTTCGGCCAGGTCGGACCCTGCACCGAGCAGAAGTAGTTGTCGCAGATGGTGAAGGACTCGGCCAGCGCGAACTGGAACGGGATGTCCTCGCGGGTGTAGTACCCCATCACGTACGGGCCGTTGACGCCGTCGGCGGCCCGGTGGGCGGGCAGCCACTGGTCCATCTTGCCGCCGTTCCAGGCCTGGTGCTGCACCGCCCAGGCGTGGCTGGTGGACGGGATCGCCTGGGCACTGGTGGTGCGGGTGTCCAGGTGGAACGGCAGCAGGTAGCCGTCCG contains:
- a CDS encoding alkaline phosphatase family protein; the protein is MSGMTRRRLLGAAAGVAGGAAAMTLLPPSVQQAVAAGVPRRGSLRDVEHVVLLMQENRSFDHYFGTLSGVRGFNDPHALRLDNGRPVFYQPDSVNPDGYLLPFHLDTRTTSAQAIPSTSHAWAVQHQAWNGGKMDQWLPAHRAADGVNGPYVMGYYTREDIPFQFALAESFTICDNYFCSVQGPTWPNRLYWMTGSIDPDGNDGGPIIQNAAPTPLTWTTYAEQLESAGVSWKVYQEADNYGTDVLSLFANFQQAKPGDPLYDKGMAAQPTGTFEDDARNGRLPAVSWILPTSYQSEHPDYLPAAGADFVASKIEAIASNPELWAKTVFILNYDENDGLFDHVAPPVPHHPDTEGEFIQGLPIGGGFRVPCIIVSPWTVGGWVASEAFDHTSVLQFLEAFTGVTAANVTDWRRNTFGDLTSAFQFRSGSSRAPKLPGTAAQLALAEQEVANNPKPVLPGADQSFPRQEPGHRRQVPPHRG